One window from the genome of Carnobacteriaceae bacterium zg-84 encodes:
- a CDS encoding ribose-phosphate diphosphokinase: MVHYSDPKLKIFSLSSNRPLAEKIAESVGVELGKLTVSHFSDGEIKVNIEESIRGCHVYVVQSTSHPVNDNLMELLIMIDALKRASAKTINVIMPYYGYARQDRKAKPREPITSKLVANMITQAGADRLLTVDLHAAQIQGFFDIPVDHLLGAPLLANYFLEKDLDLEEVVVVSPDHGGVTRARKLAEFLKAPIAIIDKRRPKDNVAEIMNIIGNVEGKTCILIDDMIDTAGTISLAANALKEVGHATDVYVCCTHAVLSGPAIERLNNSIIKEVVVTDTIDLPEEKQGGKIVTVSVSELMAEAITRIHENRPVSPLFIEKFSKHK; this comes from the coding sequence ATGGTACATTATTCTGATCCAAAGTTGAAGATTTTTTCTCTAAGTTCAAATAGACCTTTAGCCGAAAAAATTGCTGAATCTGTTGGAGTAGAATTAGGGAAATTAACGGTCTCACATTTTAGCGATGGAGAGATTAAAGTCAATATTGAAGAAAGTATACGTGGCTGTCACGTTTATGTTGTACAGTCAACATCACATCCAGTCAATGATAATTTAATGGAATTATTGATTATGATTGATGCATTAAAACGTGCGAGTGCGAAAACAATCAATGTGATTATGCCATATTATGGTTATGCAAGACAAGACAGAAAAGCAAAACCGAGAGAACCAATCACATCAAAATTAGTAGCCAATATGATAACTCAAGCAGGAGCAGATCGCTTATTAACAGTTGATTTGCATGCTGCACAAATCCAAGGATTTTTTGATATTCCGGTAGACCATTTGTTAGGTGCTCCGTTACTGGCAAATTATTTCTTGGAAAAAGATTTAGATTTAGAAGAAGTTGTCGTGGTATCACCAGATCATGGTGGTGTAACACGTGCAAGAAAATTAGCTGAATTCTTAAAAGCACCGATTGCGATTATTGATAAACGTCGTCCGAAAGACAATGTTGCCGAAATTATGAACATTATTGGGAATGTTGAAGGGAAAACATGTATTTTGATTGACGATATGATTGATACAGCTGGAACTATTTCTCTAGCAGCGAATGCATTAAAAGAAGTAGGACATGCAACAGACGTTTATGTATGTTGTACGCATGCTGTGTTATCTGGCCCAGCAATTGAACGTTTAAATAACTCTATTATTAAAGAAGTTGTTGTGACGGATACGATTGATTTACCAGAAGAAAAACAAGGCGGAAAAATTGTGACGGTATCTGTTTCTGAATTGATGGCAGAAGCAATTACACGTATTCATGAAAATAGACCAGTCAGTCCACTATTCATTGAAAAATTTTCAAAACATAAATAA
- the glmU gene encoding bifunctional UDP-N-acetylglucosamine diphosphorylase/glucosamine-1-phosphate N-acetyltransferase GlmU has translation MNKFAIILAAGKGTRMKSSLYKVLHHVCGKAMVEHVVSQVEKSGVKEIVTIVGHGANDVKDLMKDRCVYALQEEQLGTGHAVKQAKSFLGDKDGITIVLCGDTPLIQAETIEKAMAYHLEKQAKATILTAIADDPTGYGRVIRDGNGHVLKNVEHKDATEEERLIKEINTGTYVFDNRALFEALEYVNNDNAQGEYYLPDVLEILKNNQEIVTAYQMDSLEESLGVNDRVALQQANVLMRKRINEQHMRNGVTLIDANATYIDSDVQIGSDTIIEPNVYLKGKTVIGQNCFIGMNSELVDMTLENHITVKSSCLEKSYIHSFSDIGPMAHIRPNTILHERVHVGNFVEVKNTTIGNDTKMGHLTYVGDATLGERINVGCGTVVVNYDGKNKHHSTIGHDSFIGCNANIISPVTIGDGAFIAAGSTITKDVPDNALAIARGKQENKKDYATKLPYAKKD, from the coding sequence ATGAATAAATTTGCGATTATTTTAGCCGCAGGAAAAGGGACACGTATGAAGTCCTCGTTATATAAAGTTTTACATCATGTATGTGGAAAAGCAATGGTGGAGCATGTTGTTTCTCAAGTTGAAAAATCAGGCGTTAAAGAAATTGTAACGATTGTAGGCCATGGTGCTAATGATGTGAAAGATTTGATGAAAGATCGTTGTGTTTATGCGTTGCAAGAGGAACAATTAGGAACAGGCCATGCTGTAAAACAAGCGAAATCATTTTTAGGTGATAAAGATGGTATCACGATTGTGCTATGTGGCGATACACCACTTATTCAAGCAGAAACGATTGAAAAAGCAATGGCATATCATTTAGAAAAACAAGCGAAAGCAACCATTTTAACTGCAATTGCAGATGATCCAACTGGATATGGACGTGTCATTCGTGATGGAAATGGGCATGTTTTAAAAAATGTTGAGCATAAAGATGCAACAGAAGAAGAACGTTTGATTAAAGAAATTAATACAGGCACATATGTGTTTGATAATCGTGCTTTGTTTGAAGCGTTAGAATATGTTAATAATGATAATGCACAAGGAGAATATTATTTACCAGATGTGCTTGAAATTTTGAAAAACAATCAAGAAATCGTGACAGCTTATCAAATGGATTCTTTAGAAGAAAGTTTAGGTGTCAATGATAGAGTTGCTTTACAACAAGCGAATGTACTAATGCGGAAACGTATCAATGAACAACACATGAGAAATGGTGTAACACTAATTGATGCTAATGCGACATATATTGATAGTGATGTACAAATTGGCTCAGATACGATTATTGAACCAAATGTTTACTTAAAAGGAAAAACGGTGATTGGACAAAATTGTTTCATTGGTATGAATTCTGAATTAGTTGATATGACACTTGAAAATCATATCACGGTAAAATCTTCTTGTTTAGAAAAATCTTATATCCATTCTTTCTCAGATATTGGTCCAATGGCACATATTCGTCCGAATACAATTTTACATGAGCGTGTCCATGTTGGAAACTTTGTTGAAGTAAAAAATACAACGATTGGTAATGATACAAAAATGGGTCATTTAACGTATGTTGGAGATGCAACATTAGGTGAACGTATCAACGTTGGTTGTGGTACGGTTGTTGTGAATTATGATGGAAAAAATAAACATCATTCAACGATTGGTCACGATAGTTTTATAGGATGTAACGCTAATATCATTTCTCCGGTAACGATAGGAGATGGTGCGTTTATAGCTGCGGGTTCAACGATTACAAAAGATGTTCCTGATAATGCTCTTGCGATTGCTAGAGGAAAACAAGAAAATAAAAAAGATTATGCGACTAAACTTCCTTATGCGAAAAAAGATTAA
- a CDS encoding FtsX-like permease family protein yields the protein MKRKIFWKDIRQSFSKSKGRFLSIISLMALGSFALVGLKVTAPDMQVTGQHYFKTHQTADISVLSDYGLDKDDQDLLETLFQQAFIEYGYFSDVLLKDTTQTYRLLSKPKNISQYELVEGRLPEKEDEIAVFDMQKDKVALSDTLTFEAREQDKLNNHTFKVVGYIRSTDILSKVDLGVTTVGTGELSAYGIVTEKVFDSSVYMIARLSYHDLVGANPYQEMYLQKVHAYKETVQTLLKQQPKKRLDSIVSKTQEIIDEKESDLKNAKQTLTDAHSQLEDAKERIDEGKEKLEQAKETLQQRKIQLDNAREELAIAQFQLDETYQMLQEKEVALQKAIAILPKEQWEQQAVQLETGKQSYEQGQAQLNEQIEQYTNGVSEYEQGLKTLQEKERDLSINEESLTNKRQEYFVQKQKADVDISDGEQKLADAKEKLSVLEEPVYHVYTRRETPWSAGYRSYESNANVIDAVGNIFPIVLYFVAALVTFTTMTRFVDEERLIIGTFKALGYTDKDIYKKFIIYGFTASMIGTLIGVLLGHIVLPNVIYDTYSHSVSIPKIELYIYPEYIFLSCLLAFISAVLPAYLVVKKELNAKPAQLLLPKPPVVSGAKILLEYVTPIWSRMSFTQKVTARNIFRYKKRMLMTIFGVSGSIALLYTGLGIRSSIEELSTKQFGDIVIYDMIVAQKNHMTSQEKIDLSHALSSSDVSSFLPTYSQTLIKVAGVKKDEQQITMIAVDNEQKTAFQEYIKLQNRQTQKSIDLTDRGIVLSERLAMLLNVKIGDTVVFLDENKNEWSMKISGITEMYMGHFAFITKHYYEEVFNKPFKINAYLVKSMVHTDENIQKKATDFMMLSGVKAVAQNTTYKNLIQTVVTSLNKVMSVLIISSVLLAIVILYNLTNINVAERIRELSTIKVLGFYDKEVTLYIYKETMYLSIIGVFVGFGLGHLLHQYIIGMVPPDNIMFNPNVAMYVYILPTILLILLLIGLGYIVHRYLKKVDMLEALKSVE from the coding sequence ATGAAAAGAAAAATATTTTGGAAAGATATTCGGCAATCGTTTTCTAAATCAAAAGGGCGCTTTTTGTCGATCATTTCGTTAATGGCATTAGGTTCTTTTGCTTTAGTAGGTTTAAAAGTGACAGCACCAGATATGCAAGTAACCGGGCAACACTATTTTAAAACACATCAAACGGCAGATATAAGTGTGTTAAGTGACTATGGTTTAGATAAGGACGACCAAGATTTATTAGAAACACTTTTTCAACAAGCGTTCATTGAATATGGTTATTTTAGTGATGTATTATTAAAAGATACGACTCAAACGTATCGCTTGCTGTCAAAACCAAAAAATATTTCACAATACGAGCTGGTTGAAGGGCGCTTGCCTGAAAAAGAAGATGAAATTGCTGTGTTTGATATGCAAAAAGATAAAGTGGCACTATCGGATACATTGACTTTTGAAGCAAGAGAACAAGATAAATTAAACAATCATACATTTAAAGTGGTCGGGTATATACGGTCAACGGATATATTATCTAAAGTTGATTTAGGTGTGACAACTGTTGGAACAGGAGAGTTATCTGCTTATGGTATTGTGACAGAAAAAGTATTTGACAGTTCGGTTTATATGATTGCGCGTTTATCTTACCACGATTTAGTAGGTGCCAATCCGTACCAAGAAATGTATTTACAAAAGGTACACGCATACAAAGAAACAGTGCAAACATTGTTGAAGCAACAACCTAAAAAGAGATTGGATAGTATCGTATCTAAGACACAAGAAATAATCGATGAAAAAGAAAGTGACTTAAAGAATGCTAAACAAACGTTAACAGATGCACATTCACAATTAGAAGATGCCAAAGAACGTATTGATGAGGGGAAAGAAAAGCTTGAACAAGCCAAAGAAACATTACAACAAAGGAAAATTCAACTAGATAATGCACGTGAAGAGCTTGCCATTGCTCAATTTCAACTTGATGAAACTTATCAAATGCTACAAGAAAAAGAAGTAGCACTTCAAAAAGCGATTGCTATTTTACCAAAAGAACAATGGGAACAACAAGCTGTACAATTAGAAACTGGAAAACAATCTTATGAACAAGGACAAGCCCAGTTAAATGAACAAATAGAGCAATACACAAACGGTGTATCAGAGTATGAGCAAGGACTAAAAACTCTTCAAGAAAAAGAAAGAGATTTATCGATAAATGAAGAATCACTTACAAATAAACGGCAAGAGTATTTTGTACAAAAACAAAAAGCGGATGTTGATATAAGTGATGGAGAACAAAAATTAGCAGATGCTAAAGAAAAATTGAGCGTATTAGAAGAACCTGTTTATCATGTGTATACTAGACGAGAAACACCGTGGTCAGCCGGATATCGTTCGTATGAAAGTAATGCAAATGTGATTGATGCTGTTGGAAATATCTTTCCCATTGTTTTGTATTTTGTAGCTGCATTAGTAACATTTACGACAATGACACGTTTTGTTGATGAAGAACGTTTGATTATAGGGACGTTTAAAGCATTGGGTTATACCGATAAAGATATTTATAAAAAATTTATAATATACGGCTTTACAGCAAGTATGATTGGTACACTAATTGGTGTTTTACTAGGGCATATTGTTCTTCCGAATGTTATTTATGATACGTATAGTCATAGTGTAAGTATCCCCAAAATTGAACTATATATTTATCCGGAATATATTTTCTTGTCATGCCTGTTAGCTTTCATTAGTGCTGTTTTACCTGCGTATTTAGTTGTTAAAAAAGAATTAAATGCTAAACCGGCACAATTATTGTTGCCAAAACCTCCTGTCGTATCGGGGGCAAAAATTTTATTGGAGTATGTAACACCTATTTGGTCACGTATGAGTTTTACACAAAAAGTAACAGCTCGTAATATTTTCCGATATAAAAAACGTATGTTGATGACTATTTTTGGTGTATCTGGTTCGATAGCACTTTTATATACGGGATTAGGTATTCGTTCATCCATTGAAGAATTGAGTACAAAACAGTTTGGTGATATTGTGATATACGATATGATTGTGGCACAAAAAAATCATATGACATCACAAGAAAAAATAGATTTATCTCATGCATTGTCATCTTCTGATGTGTCATCTTTTTTACCGACATATTCTCAAACATTGATAAAAGTTGCAGGAGTAAAAAAAGATGAACAACAAATAACAATGATTGCTGTTGATAATGAACAAAAAACAGCTTTTCAAGAGTATATAAAACTTCAAAATCGGCAAACACAAAAATCGATTGATTTAACAGATAGAGGTATTGTTTTATCGGAAAGATTGGCAATGTTACTAAATGTTAAGATTGGTGATACAGTTGTATTTCTTGATGAAAACAAAAATGAATGGAGCATGAAGATTTCAGGCATTACGGAAATGTATATGGGGCATTTTGCGTTTATTACGAAACACTATTATGAAGAAGTGTTCAATAAGCCATTCAAAATAAATGCGTATTTAGTGAAATCCATGGTTCATACAGACGAAAACATTCAAAAGAAAGCAACTGATTTTATGATGTTGAGTGGTGTCAAAGCTGTGGCACAAAATACAACGTATAAAAATCTCATTCAAACAGTTGTGACATCATTGAATAAAGTCATGTCGGTCTTGATTATATCGTCTGTGCTATTAGCTATTGTTATTTTATATAATTTAACTAATATCAATGTTGCTGAACGTATTCGAGAATTGTCAACGATTAAAGTATTAGGTTTTTATGATAAAGAAGTAACTTTATATATCTATAAAGAAACGATGTATTTATCTATTATTGGTGTTTTTGTTGGATTTGGATTAGGACATCTTTTGCATCAATATATTATTGGCATGGTACCACCAGATAATATTATGTTTAATCCAAATGTGGCAATGTATGTTTATATACTTCCTACTATTTTGCTGATACTACTACTCATTGGTTTAGGATATATTGTTCATCGTTATTTAAAAAAAGTAGATATGCTAGAAGCTTTAAAATCAGTTGAATAA
- a CDS encoding ABC transporter ATP-binding protein, which produces MSYIEMKHSYKRYQVGETEIIANRDVTFSIEKGELVIILGASGAGKSTVLNILGGMDTNDEGEIIIDGIHIERYSKKELTTYRREDVGFVFQFYNLVGNLTAKENVELASEIVKDALDAQMVLKDVGLENRIHNFPAQLSGGEQQRVAIARAVAKNPKILLCDEPTGALDYQTGKHILQILQNMAREKGTTVIIVTHNSALAPIADRVIYMHDASVKNIVVNEKPKDIQELEY; this is translated from the coding sequence ATGTCTTATATTGAAATGAAGCATAGCTATAAACGCTATCAAGTCGGAGAAACAGAAATTATTGCAAATCGTGATGTGACGTTTTCTATTGAAAAAGGCGAACTTGTGATTATACTAGGTGCATCGGGTGCAGGTAAATCAACAGTATTAAATATTTTAGGTGGAATGGATACGAACGATGAGGGAGAAATTATTATCGACGGTATTCATATAGAACGATATTCAAAAAAAGAATTAACGACATATAGACGAGAAGATGTTGGTTTTGTTTTTCAATTTTATAACTTAGTAGGAAATTTAACAGCAAAAGAAAATGTTGAATTGGCATCTGAAATTGTTAAAGATGCTTTAGACGCACAAATGGTATTAAAGGATGTTGGTTTAGAAAACCGTATCCATAACTTTCCTGCTCAATTATCTGGTGGAGAGCAGCAACGTGTAGCAATCGCTAGAGCAGTTGCTAAAAACCCTAAAATTTTATTATGTGATGAACCAACTGGAGCATTAGATTATCAAACCGGAAAACATATTTTGCAGATTTTACAAAACATGGCACGAGAAAAAGGAACGACAGTTATTATTGTGACACACAATAGTGCATTAGCCCCTATTGCAGATCGAGTGATTTATATGCATGATGCGAGTGTGAAGAATATTGTAGTGAATGAGAAACCTAAAGATATTCAAGAATTGGAGTATTAA
- a CDS encoding TetR/AcrR family transcriptional regulator C-terminal domain-containing protein, protein MQQRHTETKTLIKKVFTTLLLKHDFETITISMITREARINRGTFYLHYLDKYDLLEQLKQELTSNLFNIILIDNPNEHTIDIIIEALTYLKKNFDFIYALSMNQSVHLAIEIRKFLEELLKVAPVLHQKISQYKSLPFLYAKEVFFSSMEAIILYWIKTGANETPQEMAQILNSI, encoded by the coding sequence ATGCAACAACGTCACACAGAAACAAAAACCCTTATAAAAAAAGTCTTTACAACATTACTATTAAAACATGATTTTGAAACTATTACTATCAGCATGATAACACGAGAAGCACGTATCAACCGTGGCACATTTTATTTGCATTATCTTGATAAATACGATTTATTAGAACAATTAAAACAAGAATTGACCTCTAATCTATTTAATATTATTCTTATTGATAATCCAAATGAACATACAATTGATATTATTATCGAGGCTTTAACTTATTTAAAGAAAAATTTTGATTTCATTTATGCATTATCTATGAACCAAAGCGTCCATTTAGCAATAGAAATCCGAAAATTCCTAGAAGAATTATTAAAAGTAGCACCTGTTTTACATCAAAAAATTTCACAATATAAAAGTCTTCCGTTCCTATATGCTAAAGAGGTTTTTTTCTCCAGCATGGAGGCAATTATCCTTTATTGGATAAAAACGGGTGCAAATGAAACACCTCAAGAAATGGCACAAATTTTAAATAGTATATAA
- a CDS encoding lipoate--protein ligase family protein, with the protein MIVMEDVVVDITTNFKTPLYVFEDKMMISEQLYQPFAWGDVFLREVNRNINQTILHIWPMQDTVILGMLDRRLPYCDKGIKHIRTHGYRAVVRNVGGLAVVADEGILNFSFVIPKLKYDKFSIQDGYLFMTTFIQELLKPYKASVEYRLIEHSYCPGDFDLSINGKKFAGIAQRRFKEGVSISVYLSVCGNQQKRGELIRDFYVSGLQDEETTFKFPEVHPEVMANLSDLLDVSLTVNDLKMAMIDLLVSKNVDLKTFQITDTLRKEYHSFYEKMIERNKKV; encoded by the coding sequence ATGATTGTAATGGAGGATGTTGTTGTGGACATCACCACTAATTTTAAAACGCCTTTATATGTGTTTGAAGATAAAATGATGATTTCTGAACAACTATACCAACCATTTGCTTGGGGAGATGTTTTTTTACGTGAAGTAAATCGTAACATTAACCAAACAATTTTACACATTTGGCCAATGCAAGATACTGTTATTTTAGGTATGCTAGATAGACGCTTGCCATATTGTGACAAAGGCATTAAACATATTCGCACGCATGGCTATCGTGCTGTTGTACGAAATGTGGGAGGATTAGCTGTTGTTGCGGATGAAGGGATTTTGAATTTTTCATTTGTGATACCAAAATTAAAATATGACAAATTCTCTATTCAAGATGGTTATTTATTTATGACAACATTTATTCAGGAATTATTAAAACCATATAAAGCATCTGTGGAGTATCGTTTAATTGAACATTCTTATTGTCCTGGAGATTTTGATTTAAGTATAAATGGGAAAAAATTCGCAGGTATTGCACAAAGACGATTTAAAGAGGGTGTGTCTATTTCTGTTTATTTAAGCGTGTGTGGTAATCAACAAAAAAGAGGAGAACTTATTAGAGATTTTTACGTTTCAGGTTTGCAAGACGAAGAAACGACCTTTAAATTTCCAGAGGTTCACCCAGAGGTTATGGCAAATTTATCCGATTTATTGGACGTATCATTGACCGTCAATGATTTAAAAATGGCGATGATCGATTTATTAGTATCTAAAAATGTTGATTTAAAAACTTTTCAAATAACAGATACTCTAAGAAAAGAATACCACTCTTTTTATGAAAAAATGATTGAAAGAAATAAAAAAGTATAA
- a CDS encoding arsenic metallochaperone ArsD family protein: MKIEVFDKLVNETDDFDTRQEVQRVELILEGLGSLDSFETAYVVYGKDVFPEKVETLINEQTNNILPLTYIDDVLVKQSAHLTNEEFITHSGIEFSIEEEHEHDCNGGCCCGHHH, translated from the coding sequence ATGAAAATTGAAGTATTTGATAAATTAGTGAATGAAACTGATGATTTTGATACTCGACAAGAAGTACAACGTGTTGAGTTAATTCTTGAAGGCTTAGGTAGTTTAGATAGTTTTGAAACAGCTTATGTGGTTTATGGAAAAGATGTATTTCCTGAAAAAGTTGAAACATTGATAAATGAACAAACAAATAACATTTTACCTCTAACATATATTGATGATGTGTTAGTGAAACAATCAGCACATTTAACAAATGAAGAATTTATAACACATAGTGGCATTGAATTTAGTATCGAAGAAGAGCATGAACATGATTGTAATGGAGGATGTTGTTGTGGACATCACCACTAA
- a CDS encoding glycerol dehydrogenase, translating to MKVFASPSRYIQGKDVLFTSLDHIKALGTKPLVLCDDVVYDIVGKKYLTALSENEFSATRVAFNGEASDNEVNRVVAVGKAEGNDVVIGLGGGKTLDSAKAIADLMGVPVVIAPTIASTDAPCSALSVIYTDEGAFDKYIFYSKNPELVVVDTKVISQAPTRLLASGIADGLATWVEARAVLQKNGETMAGGYQTLAGIAIAQTCERTLFAKGLEAMASNKAKVVTKALEEVVEANTLLSGLGFESAGLAAAHAIHNGFTALTGDIHHLTHGEKVAYGTLTQLVLENAPKEELDKYIHFYQSLGLPTTLKELHLENASYEDLLKVGQQATIEGETIHQMPFKVTAEDVTAAILAVDAYVTNLAK from the coding sequence ATGAAAGTTTTTGCAAGTCCATCTCGTTATATTCAAGGAAAGGATGTTTTATTTACAAGCTTAGATCATATTAAAGCATTAGGAACAAAACCACTCGTACTTTGTGATGATGTTGTATATGATATTGTAGGAAAAAAATATTTAACTGCATTATCAGAAAATGAGTTCAGTGCAACTCGAGTAGCATTTAATGGTGAAGCATCAGATAATGAAGTGAATCGTGTTGTAGCAGTAGGGAAAGCAGAAGGAAACGATGTTGTCATTGGTCTTGGTGGTGGTAAAACATTAGATAGTGCCAAAGCGATTGCTGATTTAATGGGAGTACCAGTAGTTATTGCACCAACAATTGCTTCAACAGATGCTCCATGTTCTGCTTTATCTGTTATTTATACAGATGAAGGTGCATTTGATAAATATATTTTCTATTCTAAAAACCCAGAACTAGTCGTTGTGGATACAAAAGTTATTAGTCAAGCACCAACACGTTTATTAGCCTCAGGTATTGCTGATGGATTGGCAACATGGGTAGAAGCTCGTGCTGTTTTACAAAAAAATGGTGAAACAATGGCAGGAGGTTATCAAACACTTGCAGGTATTGCAATTGCACAAACATGTGAACGTACATTGTTTGCTAAAGGATTAGAAGCAATGGCAAGTAATAAAGCAAAAGTTGTGACAAAAGCATTAGAAGAAGTAGTTGAAGCTAACACATTGTTAAGTGGTCTTGGTTTTGAAAGTGCTGGTTTGGCAGCTGCACACGCTATTCATAATGGATTCACAGCTTTAACAGGAGATATCCATCATTTAACACATGGTGAAAAAGTTGCGTATGGTACATTAACACAACTTGTATTAGAAAATGCTCCAAAAGAAGAATTAGATAAATACATTCATTTCTATCAATCACTTGGATTACCAACAACATTAAAAGAATTACATCTTGAAAATGCAAGTTATGAAGACTTATTAAAAGTTGGACAACAAGCAACTATTGAAGGGGAAACGATTCATCAAATGCCATTCAAAGTAACGGCAGAAGATGTAACGGCTGCTATTTTAGCTGTTGATGCTTACGTGACAAATTTAGCGAAATAA
- a CDS encoding formate/nitrite transporter family protein: MAVSLCDYIHKQKKKGDVINLFLTKIEKVCHKKEELFDNSKSRYAMRSIFAGVFLTMSTAGGAYAAEKISHIHPDLGKFMFSFLFAWGLIYILFLNAELATSNMMYLTAGVYHKYISLKKAIIILFYCLLFNLIGAMLIGYLFAHSSAFSHIKPDNFIVSSIVQTKVLRTPELIVLEGILANIFVNVAILAYLFIEKPGAKIAVVLSAIFLFVYLGEEHVVANFASFSIVKFNDIAQQLDYFTWFNIVKQWLFAFIGNYIGGGLVIGLAYAWLNKTNSKYID, encoded by the coding sequence ATGGCCGTGTCTTTATGTGATTATATTCACAAGCAGAAAAAGAAAGGAGATGTTATAAATTTGTTTTTAACTAAAATAGAAAAAGTTTGTCATAAAAAAGAAGAGTTATTTGATAACAGTAAATCACGCTATGCAATGCGCTCAATTTTTGCTGGAGTATTTTTAACAATGAGTACAGCAGGAGGAGCTTATGCAGCTGAAAAAATAAGCCATATTCATCCAGATTTAGGTAAGTTCATGTTTTCGTTTTTATTTGCATGGGGACTTATTTATATTTTATTTTTAAATGCTGAATTAGCAACATCAAATATGATGTACTTAACAGCAGGCGTGTATCATAAATATATATCACTTAAAAAAGCTATTATTATTTTATTTTACTGTTTATTGTTTAATTTGATAGGTGCCATGCTTATTGGATATTTATTCGCACATTCTAGTGCATTTTCTCATATAAAACCAGATAATTTCATTGTGTCATCTATTGTTCAAACCAAAGTACTTAGAACACCTGAATTGATTGTATTAGAAGGTATATTGGCAAATATTTTTGTGAATGTTGCTATTTTAGCATATTTATTTATCGAAAAACCAGGTGCAAAAATTGCTGTTGTTTTATCTGCTATTTTCTTATTTGTTTATTTAGGAGAAGAACACGTTGTAGCTAATTTTGCTTCTTTTTCTATTGTGAAATTTAACGATATTGCACAGCAATTAGATTATTTTACATGGTTCAATATAGTAAAACAATGGCTATTTGCCTTTATTGGTAACTATATCGGTGGAGGACTTGTCATTGGTCTTGCTTATGCATGGTTAAATAAAACCAATTCAAAATATATAGACTAA